DNA from Malus sylvestris chromosome 11, drMalSylv7.2, whole genome shotgun sequence:
ATGGTCAAAGTGGGTCCATAGTTTCATGACTAGGTTCTCACCAGAAGAAATGATTTGTAGTCTGACTGGGACAAATGGACCCATAAAATGTCTCTCAAAAGGAGGTTAATATGTTCTAGAGGAAGAATATGGGACTCTGACTAAGTCTTTGGGACCGATCTGCTTCCCTTTCTCATTGATGTTGTCTACCTTTTGGAGCTTAATTTATGTTTCATCTCATGAATTTGTCTACCACCCTCTCAAGTATGTATGAGCAACTACCAATAGATAAAAAAGCAAACTATATGAGACAATCTCAATCCTATCTCTCAGACCTATCTACTTTATGTCATCGACTAATTGCATTagtgaaaaataaatcaaacataCATACATTGTTAGCAATTTGTGCACTAAAAACACTAGTTATTAACTGGTTAATTAAGCTGGAAGAAGAACTGCCTTGATTAGGTTTCTtgcttattcttttctttttctgattactttttctatttaaagtttgatttAAGATGGTTAGTCAAATATTATGGCTCCGAAAGTGCATGAAATTTTTCATCGTATTCTAATCTCTTTTAGGAATTCTTATGTTTCTTTTAATCACTTTTCCTATGTTTCAGTCAAGTTAAGCGCCTTCATGTCATTCTTTGAAATTGCATTTCAGAATCTTCAAAATTAATTCATATTTCAAGTTCATTCTTCCTTCCATCAGATCAACTTTATTggaaaattaagttttttattttctcactACAAAGATAGAGATTCAAGTTCTAAACTCTGAAAAATAGATTCAAGCTTGAGTGCATAAAAGTGAGTACATTATTCTGGCCAACCAACCTAATTTACGTTTGAGAAAAATAAAGTGAATTTAGCTTTAGACAATGTTTTGGGATTTGAAATGGAAGCTAGATTTGTCAAGGCCCAGATGCTAAGCTCGGATCCTCAATAAAAGAATTAGAAGTTAAGCCCATAATGAGCTCATTACTTAaacattttttaataaacgatattatctacattaagggaagaGGGTatgcttaacctcacaatggactagcaataatgtggttcaaattcgcctttaacgaaaatcaaacctaagacctctcacttacaagtgaagaaaaatactactaaaccgtagtactaagtagctCATTCCTTAAACATAAGCGTTACACTCTTCACAAATATGCACATCTCTTCGAAAAATGTAAAACTACTCCTTATTTTTTATGCTAACTACATTTTAAACCTCCAAGTTTGAAGTGGTTTTctaaatggtccatgagatatCAATTTTGTCACATTGCACTCTGAAGTTttaaaattgtatcaatttaTGTGATTTGTCTAATGAATTACTTGAATTTTCATTAAATTGGTGAAATGCTGAGATGGAATCCATAATTCAATTGATATGTAAGCCAGGTTTCCACCATATTGACCATAAGTTGTACCAACGCTAATATTTTGGTTCACCTTCAAAGTTATGCTAAAATGGTTGAGTAATACTAGGTAACAAAATGTCAGTGTAATCTAAGTTTAATTAGGGGCAAAAGAAAAAGTTAAGAGCAAATGTGGGCTGCGTATAAAAGTACCcgatttaaaaattaaaaaaaaataaaaataaacgcAGAGCAAAGATGTACAGAATTCGAATTCGTTGTCGGATAGAAGAGAAGTGAGAAGGCAAAGCAAAACAGGAACAACTATACAAGTTTGTCATGTAAAATTCTATATAACTTGTTGATAAATCGAGAATGATCAATCGATTTATAAGTATAATTGTGTAAATAAAATGACTgattaattcttcaattaccaaaaccctaattctcgACTTTGTTCTTGATCTGCGCTAATTTTTCAACCTAGAAACAGTAAATACTTATATAAGTTGTGTGTTTGATAATTTTGCAGACAAGAATCGTATCGTAGCCATAGAAGTACAAAGCACTTTCGGGAATGAAAGCGCTTTTCGTTACGATTTGTGTGGGAGAAAATTTTCGCCTCAAATTGAATTGACGAAAACCTACAAACACAAAGAAAAGAGACATACGGAGTTAGATTAACACCGGTATGGTGTTAGCCAAACGGCCTCCAATGCCTAAGTTAAAATGGCTACAGGAAGTAATAGGAGTGTGGTAATAGTTCTTGATTACCAGAATAAAGTGGTTGGTCTTGGCTATTTAAAGAGAACTGAAGAGTTAACCCTACTCCAGGTTCATTAAACCTGTTAGCAAAGTGTCACCTATAAGTTTGTGAGTGTCAAGGAGAATAACTTCTTGTTCTTGACAAACTTGTAACCCAGGTTATGAGTTATCATGTTGAGAAAATCACATTCTTACTTGGCTAAGATTAAGAGTCCTAATAACATGCAATTATATTCAAGGAACTTTATTATGTTTTGACAAGAGTTCAATACCAAGTAGGACTATATCGAAACCCTAATTAATGTGGAATATCTGGGTATCAGTTGATAGCCTGATATCAAGGATGATTGTCTATATATTAGGAGGTCCTTGCACTCACAGCACCTATCCCTTTCAAGCGAAACCCTATTCTAAGCTGGAACTTTTTGGCTGTTGAGTGTAGAAGACCCTGTTCTCATTTCCTGCAGTAATGGTGAGTTCTTCTTCAGGTAAGCATGCTTCCTTCACATATGTATGTTGTTACCTATCCCTTTCAAGCGAAACCCTATTCTAAGCTGGAACTTTTTGGCTGTTGAGTGTAGAAGACCCTGTTCTCATTTCCTCCAGTAATGGTGAGTTCTTCTTCAGGTAAGCATGCTTCCTTCACATATGTAtgttgtaatatatatatatatgtatgtatgtatgtatatatatatgtatgtatgtatgtatgtatatatatatatatgtatatatatatatgtatgtatgtatgtatatatatatatatgtatgtatgtatgtatgtatgtatgagGTTCTATACATGTAGTGTTTTAACGGCTTACATGTGGTATGAGAGCACACACTGTTGTGTTTAGAATCGTTATAAGCACAAGAATATAAttaacaagtttttttttatcctgATAAAAGACTTCCGCATTTTGAAATTGATATAATTGTTGCCTATTACAAATATGCACCATGTTATTAAACTAACATCTTAATTCACTTATACACACGTATATTTATATGTGTACATATACCTGTTCTGCAAAAAATTTCTTCAGGAAAGTGAAGGAGTATCTCCAGACCTTGAGAACCAAAACCAAATGATTTGCTATCACTAAATGACTTGACAGACAAATCTATTTTGTGAATCATGATCAATTTCAACTAAAAAGTGTTTGTATCATGTTTTTAATTTATCTGTTCAAGTTGAACATAATGACTAAACTAATGGTGAATATATTTTGAGATAATTCTAAAGAATTCTTATATTCAGTCATGTTTAAATTGGTGTATAAGTGAGATGCAAAATTAATATTGATGCAATTTTATTTGCTCAAAAGTGTTAAAATTGTGTCGCATATATGAAACTTTGTATTTTAGTTGTGCAAATCCTAATATAATCAGCTTTCGGTCCAAAGATGTGACTGGAATTATATGATTTTGATATCATTAATTGTTCATATTTTGGAGTTTTAATGATGGACTTATAAGAATAACTAACGAACGTTATGGTTGATGCAGCCATGACTTCTATTAACTTCTCCAACATTGAAACCTTAACTGGTTCCAACTATAAGAGGTGGAAAGAATACCTGGAGATAGCTCTTGGCATAATGGATTTTGACTTGGCCTTAAGAGAAGACAAACCTGCTGCAATAACTGATACAAGCACAGCAAAAGAAAGATTGAAGTTTGCTCAATGGGAGAAGGCAAACAAAATGGCTCTTATGATTATGAGGAGGGCCATGACAAGCAGTGTGAAAGTTGGCATTCCAAAGAGTGACAGTGCATAAGAATTTTTCAATGCAGTGGGAAACAAATTCAAGGAATCAAAGAAAGCTAAAACTGGGAATTTTCTCACAAAACTGACATCCATGAAGTTTGATGGTGTTGGTAGTGTGAGAGAACACATTCTGAAAATGTCAGACATAGCACAGAAGCTGAAAGACCTGGAGCATCCATTGACAGACCAGTTTTTAGTGCATATGGCGTTAAATTAATTTCCATGTGTGCACAAAAAGAGCTGAGGCAACGAACTCATAAAGTGGAGACTGTGAACCTTGTTCACATTGCAAAGGGCAAACATGCTGCAGTTGATCAGTCATATGTAGTTGCTGGTAAGCATAagaaaaactcaaatttttcttcttttaaaaatattaaccCCCTTAAACgatctcaaaagtttaaagcCACTCTTGAAGCACTAAAACCTTGTTATTTATGCAAATAAGTTGGTCACCTAAGGAAAGATTGCACTGGTTTTAAAATTTGGCTTGTTAAGAAAGGTAATGAAATCAATGTTTatgtttgttttgagtcaaatTTAATTTATGTTCCTCCTTTTAGTTGGTGGTTTGATACTGGTTGCTCAATTCACATTACAAATACCTATCAGGGCTTATCAAAACTAAGGGAGAGAAATAATTAAGTTTACAATGTTTTTGTTGGGAATGGGAGCAAAGTAGCAGTCGAGTCCATTGGCAGTGTTTCTTTAAAGCTTTCTTttggtttcattttgtttttaagtcCAATACTCTATGTACCTTTTATGAGAAGGAATTTGATTTTAGCTTCTAAGTTAGTTAAATCTGGTTATACTTTTATTGGAGACAATGAAAGTGTAAGACTTTTTCATTCGAATAAATTGGATACGTTGCTTGGTTATGCTTCCCTTCATGTTGATATATGGCCATTACAATGTGAGTATTTACATGAATGCTTTATAGTTTGTCATATTGGTTCCAAAAGACTATTTCAAAATGAAAACTCTCCTACAATTTGGCATAAAAGACTCGGCCACATATCCAAAGAAACACTTGTGattttaacaaaacaaaatctcatACCAAAtcttgattttgaaaagctcCCAACTTGCATTGATTGTTtcaaagggaaaatgaccaataccagaaAATTAGGATCCACAAGAAGCAACCAACTTTTAGAGATAATACATACAGACGTGTGTGGCCCCTTCCCAAACAAAACAATCTATGGAAATTCGTATTTTGTCACCTTCATTGACAATTTTTCGAGATATTGTTATGTGTTCCTTATGTTGGAAAAGTCTTTTGTTCTtgattgttttaaaatataCAAAACTGAATTTGAAAACCAACTTGAAAAGGAAATTAATATAGTGAGATCGGATAAGGGTGGTGAGTATTTTGGCAGGTTTACGGAGACTGGACAACATAAGGGAGCCTTTGCATCTTACCTTGAAGCATTAAGAATTGTTGCTCAGTATACTACTCCAGGAACTCCACATCATAACGGAgtggcagaaagaaaaaataggacCTTGAAGAACATGATTCGATCCATGTTTTCGAGGTCTAAGCTTCCAATTTTTGTGTGGGGAGAAGCACTCAAAACAACCAACTATACACTCAGTAAGGTTCCAAGCAAATCTGTCAAAGTTATACCTTTCGAAACTTCGACAGGTAGGAGGCCAATTTTCAATCACTTCCATGTCTGGGGATGTAGGATTGAGGAATGTTTTATCAACCCTCAAAAGAGGAAGTTGGATCCAAGAACTGTAAGTTGCAAGTTTATTGGACATGCTGACAAATCcaaatgttttaaattctaTTGTCTTGATTTTCACACTAGAATTCAAGAGACCAACAATGCAAAATTCATTGAAGATCTAGAAGAAGAAATAGTGCAACATAGCAGCTTaatttttgaagaaattggaaGTGAACTCAAACAGCCTCCTGCAACAAATGATGCATCGTTACTTGTGAATCAAGAAACTTCATTTTCTCCCCATCATTATTCTCCAAGATGCTCAGCCAGTAAATACTACATTGTTTCCAGAACCAGTTCATGATCACAACCCTGAACAAGAAGTTCTTGAGCACCAATAAACATATTTTGCCATTTGGTTTGTAGAAataatcattattcattaacgACAACATATTGATCATATATCTACAACACAAAGATGATATAATAATGACTTATCATATACCTCCATCACCACATATTAAAACAGATTCAAATTGTGGATTTTTATGCCTCTATCTGGAAGGAATGTGTAATGCCTAGTTCTAAAACGTGATGTGCACTTTGTTTGGAGGTtgaatttttcattgttttatttTCGTGCAATAATGTAAATGTACggaatttttcttcttctttgtgatACAACAACCTCTGTACTCTGTTGGTTTATTTTGAAAGATAACTTCTTCTTGTGATGATAATGTTTCGTTGTTTGAAACTTTCAAAGAACTTTCTCCGCAGATGCATGATTCCAGGAATTACTGTTTATTCAATAGCCATTGGTATGGTGGACCTTTGGTACGTTCACCCTACGTACTCATTATGTGTGCATAGATACACTATCTAATTTGACCCCTTATGCATGCGACTGCGGTAAAAGGTTGCATGCGGCTAAATCTAGGCTTCCTGACACATATCTTGCTTCAAATCAGTACAAAGCAACAATGTGAGTTTCCAGCTGCCTAGTGCTTTAATTATTGTCATTTGTTTTGCTGCAATGGAAAATGGAATAATGGGATTGTTATCAAATTTTTTTCCATCTATGCTTTGGATATATGTTCAAGTCATAATTGTAGGATAACAAGCACGTTTTGgttatctttatttttcttgCCTATTGTGTGTGTCTAACCGCACGCATGTACTATGTTGTCCTGGTATCCCTCATGGAAAATTTGctaattttattcaaaattgtGTTGGGAAAGTTAGAATTCATATAGGTGATCCTATGTTTGTCTATTTCAACAACATTAAACCTCCCACTGACAAGCAGGGTTGTAGTTCATTTTTGTTTCAGTCATAACAATACTCATCTTGATTCCAATTGTAGTTTTACTAACTCTTCTTCTTTCCCTGTTACATGGACCTTGAAGTCTAATGTTGATGATGCACATAAGGGTAGAGATGGATTTCTTCACATGACCTATAGTGGAGGAAAAGAGAAAGGAGTACTCAGTAGACGCAGTGATATGTTACAATTAAGAATCTTAGTGAATTATATACGTTTACTTTTTagcaatgttttaaaaatgcaCCTTGAGGTGAGTCTAGGCGGCTTTGGAGGCAGAGCAAGAGTGATAACACCTCTGCCCAGCGGGAGTAGGCTAAAACTCACCTAAATGTGGTCGAGGTACACCTGAAGGCAGTTGACTAGTGTTCCCAGATCCATTAGCAACCTGAAATTGAAGTCAAAGGCTCTGTTGGCTGGGTTTAGGGTTGCAATATGCGGTGGCGTCTTcgtaaagaagaagaagaaattgttATGTTGTATTTCTAAAGACTCTGGCCTAAAACAACATCGTTTTAGctaagtatatttttttttaaactcacTGCAGTTGCCTATTCTTTTTTCAATAACCTAccacattttgtttcttttaacaACCCATAGTGGTCCTTGTATTTTTATAACTCACAGCAGTCCCCAATTATTTAGGTCCAATAAGGTTTTGCCTCACGTCTCAAGACTTTCGCCTAAATGGGCTATCCATGAAATGCATCGTCTATGCCttcgccttttaaaacattgcttTCTGGATATTCAATGGACTTCTATTGTAATTTGAGCCTTTTATGTAGTTGATTGTGGAGTTTGGCCATGAATTCAATGACAGATTCCTGGCAAGGTTACCAATACGAGGAAGTTAGTTATCTATTCCCTTGTCCTTTAAATATCTCAATTTGTATTTGCTACGATGGAACAAGATTATTCCTTTCTCTTTATGCTTGTAGGATAAAAGGGTTTGAGCCTTATTCAACGCCCATGGTCTGTTGGATCCTTGGAATGACAATACAAACAAGTTGTTTATGGTAAGAATTTAAGCTGAATAAATTATGATTGCATCCTACATTCCAATGACACACAGAGTAGGATCAGCTTAAGAAACAGGTTAAGCTCGAGGAAAGATCTGTTGCTGATTTATTACCTAACAATGACCCTTGCTTGGAAGTAGACGAGATAAATGCCTGGAAATTAAATAAGAGTGAACTAGATCATATACCAGTAAGAATTTCACTGCATCAAATGTGTTTATTTCCTCCTGTTCAGGCTAGATCTGTCCCTCGCACAACTCCCCAGGGTCTTACATGTCGGGCAAGGTTTGCTGCTTTGTGTGCTATAATATGAATTTGCTATTAGTTTGaatggtgcctttgtggggcctttgttaggccttgaggctcacaaacAAAACTAATATAGATATGAGCGTGCCACTATTATCTTTGTATAATAGATTGTTCTTTTTTGGTTATTAACTGGGTTAATTACTTGCACCACAAGTTACTTAGACTTTTTGATCTTACTAGATTGTTACAAATGGGTTAAGTCTGTATaaggttctttttcttgccttgtaaacaatgACTTTTACTCATAATATTGTATGTCCAGTTAAAGGGAGTTCAAGGCCCTTCcaactattattttattacagtTAACACTAAAGAAGCACGGTTAATTAGTTTAGCTAGATTAATCACGAATGAACTTTGAAAAGCAGCTGAAATTGGTTAAAACATAAAGAAATATGCATTAAACAACATATCTACTTTATGTAAGCATAAACAAAAGAGACTCGGACAAGATAATAACCTTGTCATTAAAGGTTCAACTTCTTACAGCCACCTCTCTTTGTGTTTTACAAGGGTTGCAATCTTTAGAGAATGAAAGGTAAAACGGGTTTACAAAAGGGATTCGATACTATAACGCTAGGGAAAAGTAGCTGAGCTTCTAAGACTTGACAAAAGATGGCTTTCTAAGATGGACCTATGACTAAAAGAGATGAGTGTGGGCATACTAAAGCTTTCTGGTTTCTTGCTTGTTTGAGAGCAAAATGAGATGTcttttgattgattggttgagtATCCTTGTCTCTGATGTCCCTTGTTGCTTTTATAGACCTTTTAGTCCGCCTGTCCAAGCCTTGCCTTTTGATGATAGCCTCTGGATCATGGTGAGTCACCACTTTATTTACCTATCAGTACCCTTAAAAAGTACTTTTTATTGGGGATGAGCTGCCCTCTGTCGCCCATCACTTATCGCATAGGTTTGTTGCTTATTCTTTGCcaaaatgatttttaatttttttgggctGTCGACTTGTCCGAGCCCAATCCTCCCTTCGCTTTTTGTGTTCTTAGGCCTTCATTCTCCCTCAGCCCAGCGTTAAATATGCACTCAAACACCTCCTATGCATTCAGTGGATGTAATACCATGTTGTAATTTGAGCCTCTGTGCAGTGCAGGTGAGTATGAAGGATCCAAGCAGTGACATTCCTGACATTTACATGAAGAAGTTAGTTCCCGATTATCTTTTGCTTTTAGTTTTCTTGATTTTTATTCCCATAATTGAATAGGTAGTCCCCTTTTTCACGTATGCTTTTGGTATATCATATGTTACGAAGTCCGTCAGCGAAAAAAAGggaagagaaacaaaaaaagataTACAACTTCTTTTAGATGAAGGGGTTCTCACACAGATTTATTGCATATCCTGTGTTTGTGACTGCAGATACCTTCTCCATGGTGATACGCTTCTAAGAGAACTTATGGATTTTATTCGGGAGCATATTGAGGGGAAGGAAAGAAGACCATGGAAAAAGGCTTTGTTTTTCTGTTTCTGTTtcaacaaatttattttttaggcCGCAATCGACATAATGATATCCATCCATCTTGttcccaaattgttttaataactCTAATTCTTCCAATATTATTACACACAAGTACCTTGATGCCTGTAATCGATAAGGAAAATCCGGATGATGACGGATTTCTTAACATCACCTACAGTGGACAAGAGAAAGGAGGCTGGACAAATTAAGAGCTAGGAGTCAGTGATGTGACCTACTTAAATGATGGTATATAGTTCAGGACTTACTTACTTATACCGAGACTGATGACATTGCGTTGGACTTTAAATGCATCGAGTTGAAATATTTTTATCCTGTTATTATTTGTCTAACTTTTTGATAATATTTTCTGAACTATTTTCAGTTTACATGAAGTGGGATTTGAACTCGGGTTTAAGGAAGTAGGCACAATGCCGTAGCCAAGTGTCCTAAACCGCTTTGCTAAACTTGGtccttatttttatataagttgGACCATGTGCTAATATTTGGCCTCACCTTAAAATTCACACTAAAAAGGTCTTGAAAGAGTCGCGAGTAGTCAAACATTCCTATCACCTAATGTCACCTAATGtaaataatcaaataatcaTACAATTATATTAATGCACTCCTGAATCTGATCGTATATATCCTAAGAGAGTAATTTACAGCACAGATCATCCATTCACACTATTTTAAAGTCCCTAGTTGTATGGATTCTCCATTCATTCCTCCTCAACTGAAAAATCAGGCTCCGCTGGCTTCTGCAATGAGCCAACGACCCCAGAATGCTTATTGGCACCACGTCTGGTGCTTGCAGCGAGCCTTGCAGCATAGGTAACCAAGTCCGACACAGGTGGAAGTTTTGCAGGCTCATTTTCTGTGTGGTTTTCTTTAGCCTTGAGTTCGGCTGCTTCCCTTCTTTTCTTACATCGACGCCATGCTGCCTGTATGAAACATGCAGACCATAATCTCCATTGATGTGAATAGAACCGGAACTTGTGTCTAAGTTGCTTGCTGTGAAGTCTTCTGAACTGGGATGCTACGAATTTCAAGTCCTCTGCTACTAGAGCAAATGCTTCTACTTCAGAGATGGATTTGACTGTGCGCGTTGAAGATGGCAGGATGACACTTGGACGAGGGTCCAAAGCCCATGTCAGCAGTTCCTCACCACAGAAGTCACCCGGACCAATACCGCATGAGTTGAAAAATCCGGTTCGACCACCATTTGTGGTGTAAGAATCAAGGTGGCCTCGAATTATGAAGAGCATTTCATTGACAGGGTCTCCTTCGCGGACTAGAAATGTGCCTTCGGTGCACAAGGCAGGTTTAAGCCTCTCACATATTGCATCCAGCATCCTTTCATCCATTTGATCGAACAAAGGAACCTGTTCACCAAATGAAAAAAGAAGACACAAAAATTCGTAATGGTTACAATTACGATTATGCagtagtataaaaaaaaattatttgtagtTACAGGTTATCACTTACTCGTCGAACAAGGTCAAGGCAAAGGTGCCGCTTGATGTCCCTTCGAAGATCCATAGGTAGGCCATTGAGAAGAGCTTCCTCATCAACTCCTCGAGTAGCCAACCACTTGTATTGATCATACTTCCGTACAGACTGTCTTAGCTCCGGAGGCAGTTGCCTATGACGCATCCATTGTTCTGTGTCAGTTCTCTTTATCCTCCACTCTTCTAGTCTCACAGTTGTGGATTGGAGGTATGTCTGCAATTATAAAGGGTGATCGAAACTTAGAAATATGAACTTCGAAAAATATATGAGTTGTTTAGTAAAAGCCAAGTATTGAGAAGTCACTGATCAACGACTTACTTGCATATTACCAATCAGCAATGCAAAGAGAACCAGACCAAGAGTAGCGATGATTATAGCAAACATTATCTCTCCAACATAAGTACTTGTTGAAAGATTTTGTCCCAAAGAACTGCACAAATTTCAACTAAAATTACTTAAAATTGTTTAAATCCAGAAAGCCAAAGCTTTTCATGCACTAAGCATTGTTAATCCCTTCGCAAACACATCTGGTGAAGAAGATTTGAAAAAAGTTACAGATATAGGTCGCTCAAAATTCTACAAAGAACATAAGTTGGTAATCTACTAATCTTAAATTATCAATCAGAAATGAGTGAACGCACATCATAAACAGATATTTGTAGAAACAACAGCTTACCTGAGGTTTCTTAGACCCCACCAGAGACAGTAAAAGTATTTGTTGAAGAACGACGAGGTTGTAACATCATATGTCACCGCGTCACCATAAATACCGAACTGATAATTATCTGGAATACAGAGATTTGTGACATTACTCGACTGGTACCAGGACTTCCTGTTAGGGTCTTGAGCCCAACGACAGTCAAAGTAATCATATCTGCAAGACGTATTCGCAAGACCACAAACACTTCTCCAACAAGATTCTTGCCGCTCAATTGAAAGAAGGTACCAACAAGCTCCTAAAACCTTTTcacagagaaaaataaaaaatcagcaaGGCATATCAGTTTTACATTTTGCTTACATATTTAATTGTTCAATGTATAAGAAAGGTGAGAAACCATCAAATGTCTGTTAGACAGTCAGGAAGATGAGCATGGCAGTTTAATTCAATACAAGAATAGGAATTGAGGAATTTTGATTTTGGTCATTATATGTAGAGTAATGACAGATGATCGTTTCAGGTTTCGACAAATCAATTAAGTCTTAAGACCAAACAATCTGTTTCTGAAATACTTTTAACTGCAACACATTTTGCAAAAACCATGTAGGTTTGTAATTATTCCTTCTTTTGTGTTTCTATATGCTGGAGAAAGATAAGGTTCAGTGAAAATCCTTAGGCTTAGCCACTCGGTCTACCCATTCACTATATGCCATAAAGTGTTACTTGTGATCAAGCTGTAGATGCACAACTATCTATCTTTTTCAAAGTTTCGAAAAGAGAAGCAACAAGCTTTTTTATACTTACATGACTTGCCAACATGTATAGCATCAGATTATATGCAGCCCCTGCCCAAGCTGTCTCTGTCACAACACCAGTGGCCTTAACTATTTGTGATGAGAGCGGATATATAAGAAAGAGCCTTGGTATGTATTGAAAGATTATGATGAATCGAAGGACGTTTTTTGTGTTTGTCACTGTCGAACCGCTAAGGGTTGGGATTACAATCCAAATCAGGACCTAAAACAACGAAAATTTAGGACTAAATTTAGTGCATATTAGATTTGTCTCAATAGGGCTAGTACACGAAGTGTTCAAGTAACATACCTGAGGAAGGGGCAGCGCAGCAATGAGGTCTATCCAGAAATCCAGGCGTAGGTATCTCAATGCGATCTTTGAAGATTCTATTACAAGCTCTCCTCTCCCAAATACACGAGAGGAAGGTGCAATATAAGCTTTGCGAAAGTTAATAAAAATTTGGATTATGTAAAAAACATCAGCCACTGATCGAACAAATGTTAGAACAACTTCAAGTGGTTCTCCAATACTAATGCAGAATTCATCTCTCGCCGATGGCAAGTAAAAGAATAGAGGGTCCATGAACAAAGAAACTAAACAAGTTACTAAGAAAATCTTGTTCCAACGGCGAACAGTCTGTCCTCGAGGATCTAATATTTTCTTCTGCACTCTCTCATAGTCCTCGGAAAAGACTC
Protein-coding regions in this window:
- the LOC126590735 gene encoding protein CNGC15b-like — encoded protein: MGYGNSKSIRFQDDVELAKLPSVNEVGVVKLKYKIDGGEVAEPFEKEVSRNTGKSLKAKVLSRVFSEDYERVQKKILDPRGQTVRRWNKIFLVTCLVSLFMDPLFFYLPSARDEFCISIGEPLEVVLTFVRSVADVFYIIQIFINFRKAYIAPSSRVFGRGELVIESSKIALRYLRLDFWIDLIAALPLPQVLIWIVIPTLSGSTVTNTKNVLRFIIIFQYIPRLFLIYPLSSQIVKATGVVTETAWAGAAYNLMLYMLASHVLGACWYLLSIERQESCWRSVCGLANTSCRYDYFDCRWAQDPNRKSWYQSSNVTNLCIPDNYQFGIYGDAVTYDVTTSSFFNKYFYCLWWGLRNLSSLGQNLSTSTYVGEIMFAIIIATLGLVLFALLIGNMQTYLQSTTVRLEEWRIKRTDTEQWMRHRQLPPELRQSVRKYDQYKWLATRGVDEEALLNGLPMDLRRDIKRHLCLDLVRRVPLFDQMDERMLDAICERLKPALCTEGTFLVREGDPVNEMLFIIRGHLDSYTTNGGRTGFFNSCGIGPGDFCGEELLTWALDPRPSVILPSSTRTVKSISEVEAFALVAEDLKFVASQFRRLHSKQLRHKFRFYSHQWRLWSACFIQAAWRRCKKRREAAELKAKENHTENEPAKLPPVSDLVTYAARLAASTRRGANKHSGVVGSLQKPAEPDFSVEEE